Proteins from a genomic interval of Quercus robur chromosome 9, dhQueRobu3.1, whole genome shotgun sequence:
- the LOC126699281 gene encoding uncharacterized protein LOC126699281 isoform X1, with the protein MAEEGFVVVGGSEAEEVADPNPNSQPDHHKRKLEDLELGAPEHGHIADLNADPEDVPADGVDDDEDDEDDDGADVAEPVKRQRLDEKSDGSANENGYQQKEENGDEPVGENNEEPNVEGLQSEDAQPLAEEVPETVADGDEAPSVENPETGDAQQPSVEDSVTENAQEPSKEQNQEPFTEGADTTSRKMEVPNNKVGVLIGKAGDTIRYLQYNSGAKIQITRDADADPQSATRPVEIIGTLDSITKAEKLINAVIAEADAGGSPSLIARGLTTAQAAAASEQVQIQVPNEKVGLIIGRGGETIKGLQTRTGARIQVLIPQHLPEGDESKERTVRVTGDKKQIEMARELIKEVMSQPVRPSSFSGGFNQQAYRPRGSTGPPQWGPRGPHPAAYDYQHRGPYPSHNPQYPSPGYGSYHQQAPPRGNYSGGWEQRPSMQGPPSHTGGYDYYGGQGGHMSDAPASAQHSAPIPSHGHGPSHAAAMGPPSSQANYNYGQPQGPDYGHTAPYSQAAPHQQSYGHGYDEPKYENHAPTQHPYGGHGSSQPVYSQTQPGYAAQQYGKPQPYGQGPHPQSYAPPRATQPGEMPYQGSAPAQSYGPNATPQQPYPYQSSGQMQQSYPPYGSVPAADAYNQPPPASGPVYPQQGGQPGYGQPGAQQAQGYAQVGPTGGYGPYAASQQGYPEQAAPNNAAYGYQGPQDPAYSGAPASAYSAPPSGQPGYAQPAPTQQGYDQSVPQSGGYGSAPATAPVAYGKTVSPQPGYAQYDSTQMYGAPR; encoded by the exons ATGGCGGAGGAaggatttgttgttgttggtggctCGGAGGCGGAGGAGGTggccgacccgaacccgaattCGCAGCCGGATCACCACAAGCGGAAGCTTGAGGATCTGGAGCTCGGAGCTCCGGAGCACGGCCACATCGCCGATTTGAATGCCGACCCCGAAGACGTTCCGGCAGACGGCGTCGACGACGACGAGGATGATGAGGACGATGACGGTGCTGACGTGGCGGAGCCCGTGAAGCGGCAGCGACTTGATGAGAAATCTGACGGCTCAg CTAATGAAAATGGGTACCAACAAAAGGAAGAGAATGGGGATGAGCCTGTTGGTGAGAACAATGAGGAACCTAATGTGGAGGGTTTGCAGTCAGAGGATGCCCAACCTCTTGCTGAGGAAGTTCCGGAAACAGTGGCCGATGGTGATGAAGCACCCTCTGTGGAAAATCCTGAGACGGGTGATGCCCAACAACCATCTGTTGAGGATTCTGTGACGGAAAACGCTCAAGAACCGTCTAAAGAGCAGAATCAGGAACCATTTACAGAGGGTGCTGATACTACATCACGCAAAATGGAGGTGCCTAATAATAAG GTTGGAGTTCTTATTGGAAAGGCTGGGGATACTATTCGTTATTTGCAGTACAATTCAGGGGCAAAAATTCAAATCACAAGGGATGCTGATGCTGATCCACAATCTGCAACAAGGCCTGTGGAAATAATAGGAACTTTGGATAGTATAACTAAGGCTGAGAAGCTTATAAATGCTGTCATTGCAGAG GCTGATGCGGGGGGTTCTCCTTCCCTTATAGCCAGGGGCCTCACTACTGCACAGGCTGCTGCAGCATCTGAACAAGTACAGATACAAGTTCCAAACGAGAAG GTTGGCTTAATAATAGGCAGGGGTGGAGAGACTATTAAAGGTCTGCAGACGAGAACAGGAGCACGCATCCAGGTA TTGATACCTCAACATCTTCCAGAAGGAGATGAATCTAAAGAAAGAACTGTACGAGTGACTGGTGACAAGAAGCAAATTGAAATGGCTAGAGAGTTGATAAAGGAAGTTATGAGTCAG CCTGTGAGGCCATCATCTTTCTCGGGTGGTTTCAATCAGCAGGCCTATCGGCCTCGTGGATCTACTGGACCACCTCAATGGGGTCCACGGGGTCCTCATCCTGCAGCATATGATTACCAGCATCGAGGACCATATCCAAGTCATAACCCACAGTATCCATCTCCAGGATATGGGAGTTATCATCAACAAGCCCCTCCAAGGGGCAACTACAGTGGTGGTTGGGAACAAAGGCCTAGCATGCAGGGTCCACCCTCACATACTGGTGGTTATGATTACTATGGCGGACAAGGAGGCCACATGTCTGATGCCCCAGCATCTGCCCAACATTCTGCTCCAATTCCTTCACATGGTCATGGCCCTTCCCATGCTGCTGCTATGGGTCCACCATCATCCCAGGCAAATTACAATTATGGACAACCACAGGGGCCAGATTATGGACATACAGCTCCTTATTCTCAGGCAGCACCTCACCAGCAGAGCTATGGCCATGGATATGATGAACCAAAATATGAAAATCATGCTCCAACACAGCATCCCTATGGAGGACATGGAAGTTCTCAGCCAGTGTACTCACAGACTCAACCAGGTTATGCTGCACAGCAGTATGGTAAGCCACAGCCATACGGACAGGGACCACATCCCCAATCCTATGCCCCTCCTAGAGCCACTCAACCAGGGGAAATGCCTTACCAAGGTTCTGCTCCTGCTCAATCATATGGCCCAAATGCAACTCCTCAACAACCTTACCCATATCAATCCAGTGGGCAGATGCAGCAATCATATCCTCCATATGGTTCTGTACCTGCTGCTGATGCTTATAATCAGCCACCACCTGCATCTGGTCCTGTTTATCCACAGCAAGGAGGGCAGCCAGGTTATGGTCAGCCTGGTGCACAGCAGGCACAAGGGTATGCACAAGTGGGTCCTACTGGGGGTTATGGCCCATACGCAGCTTCACAACAAGGTTACCCAGAGCAGGCAGCTCCTAACAATGCAGCTTACGGTTACCAAGGACCACAAGATCCTGCTTACAGTGGTGCCCCTGCTTCAGCCTATAGTGCACCACCAAGCGGTCAGCCAGGTTATGCTCAACCAGCTCCAACTCAACAAGGTTACGACCAGTCTGTCCCACAATCAGGAGGTTATGGAAGTGCACCAGCAACTGCTCCAGTTGCTTATGGCAAAACTGTGTCACCTCAGCCTGGTTATGCTCAGTATGACTCAACTCAAATGTATGGTGCGCCTCGTTGA
- the LOC126700170 gene encoding phospholipase SGR2 isoform X15 yields the protein MASSEAHPDLLRNTPSNIKRLEVEIEHSKGRQKYLAQTRSPSDGGDVRWYFCKVPLAENELAASVPRTEIVGKSDYFRFGMRDSLAIEASFLQQEEDLLSSWWKEYAECSEGPRGRPSSSKVDKQQSGSSSGGARSAQLYEVEEERVGVPVKGGLYEVDLVKRHCFPVYWNGEDRRVLRGHWFARKGGLDWLPLREDVAEQLEIAYRSQVWHRRTFQPSGLFAARVDLQGSTPWLHALFTGEDDTWEAWLNVDASGFSGVMGFSGSGIKIRRGYSTSHSPKPTQDELRQQKEEEMDDYCSQVPVQHLVFMIHGIGQRLEKSNLVDDVTNFRHVTSSLAEHHLTSHQRGTQRVLFIPCQWRKGLKLSGEAAVDKITLDGVRGLRVTLSATVHDVLYYMSPIYCQDIIDSVSIQLNRLYLKFLKRNPGYDGKVSIYGHSLGSVLSYDILCHQENLSSPFPMDWMYKEHARNEESSPDVNNQSSLCDSLTKLEDKDFTVVNETEDRVDHFEDKITSQTDLDAENEEGDAEDSSIIVGPITSDLDELTAKALDSKQPGGEKDVDELLCDSRDILSQKRDALSETTNMDSGIQIEGLEKMTEDMCEDEGNKNKAIKLLKKEIDSLKTKIVELEKRCGGGDTRLHQGTKEDLTTIQEQHIDEKLPSGQDDAPMNYTPYIKYTKLEFKVDTFFAVGSPLGVFLALRNIRIGIGKGKEYWEEENISEEMPACRQMFNIFHPFDPVAYRIEPLVCKEYTNKRPVLIPYHKGGRRLHIGFQEFTEDLATRSHAIMDHLHSIRVKVLTVCQSRSMDRLEEEGEDSQEKEGRSYGSLMIRRLTGSEEGRIDHMLQDKTFEHPYLQALGSHT from the exons ATGGCGAGTTCTGAGGCACACCCTGATTTGTTGAGGAATACCCCATCAAATATTAAGAGGTTGGAGGTTGAGATTGAACACAGTAAGGGCAGGCAGAAGTATCTTGCGCAGACTAGGAGTCCTTCCGATGGAGGTGATGTTCGGTGGTACTTTTGCAAGGTCCCTTTGGCTGAGAATG AGCTAGCTGCCTCAGTCCCTCGCACTGAGATAGTGGGCAAGAGCGATTATTTTCGTTTTGGGATGAGGGATTCTCTTGCGATAGAAGCATCTTTCTTGCAG CAAGAAGAAGACTTGCTCTCTAGTTGGTGGAAAGAATATGCAGAATGTAGTGAAGGTCCAAGAGGACGACCCAGCTCTAGTAAGGTGGATAAGCAACAAAGTGGATCTTCTTCGGGGGGTGCTCGATCAGCCCAACTATATGAAgttgaagaagagagagttGGTGTCCCTGTAAAGGGAGGACTCTATGAG GTAGATTTAGTGAAAAGACATTGTTTCCCTGTTTATTGGAATGGAGAAGATCGGCGTGTTTTAAGAGGTCATTGGTTTGCCCGTAAAGGGGGCCTTGATTGGCTTCCACTTCGTGAAGACGTAGCTGAACAACTAGAGATTGCATATCGTAGCCAG GTTTGGCACCGTCGAACATTTCAACCATCGGGTCTTTTTGCAGCTCGAGTTGATTTGCAAGGCTCTACCCCA TGGTTGCATGCACTTTTTACTGGAGAAGATGATACTTGGGAGGCTTGGCTCAATGTTGATGCTTCTGGTTTTTCTGGTGTAATGGGTTTTAGTGGAAGTGGAATTAAGATAAGGCGTGGCTATTCCACATCTCACTCACCAAAACCTACCCAG GATGAATTACGTCAGCAAAAGGAGGAGGAAATGGATGATTACTGTTCACAG GTACCTGTTCAACACTTAGTTTTTATGATTCATGGTATTGGTCAAAGATTGGAGAAGTCTAATTTGGTTGATGATGTTACTAATTTTCGCCATGTCACATCAAGTCTTGCTGAACATCACCTTACTTCACACCAACGTGGCACTCAGAGAGTCCTTTTCATCCCATGCCAG TGGAGAAAGGGTTTGAAGCTTAGTGGTGAAGCTGCAGTTGACAAAATTACTTTAGATGGAGTTCGAGGTTTGCGTGTCACGTTGAGTGCAACTGTTCATGATGTCTTATACTACATGAGCCCCATTTATTGTCAGGATATTATTGACTCG GTATCCATCCAATTAAATCGGTTATACTTGAAGTTTTTGAAGAGGAATCCAGGCTATGATGGAAAG GTTTCAATATATGGGCATTCGTTGGGAAGTGTCCTTTCCTATGATATTCTCTGTCATCAGGAGAATTTATCCTCCCCATTTCCAATGGATTGGATGTACAAAGAACATGCTAGAAATGAAGAATCATCTCCTGATGTGAACAACCAGTCTTCTCTGTGTGACTCTTTGACAAAGCTGGAGGATAAAGATTTCACGGTTGTTAATGAAACTGAGGACAGGGTGGATCACTTTGAGGACAAGATTACTTCACAAACAGATTTAGATGCTGAAAACGAGGAAGGAGATGCTGAAGATTCCTCAATAATTGTGGGTCCTATCACTTCAGATTTAGATGAACTTACTGCAAAGGCTTTGGACTCCAAGCAACCAGGTGGTGAGAAAGACGTTGATGAATTACTTTGTGATTCTCGTGACATACTTTCTCAGAAGAGGGATGCCTTGAGTGAAACTACGAACATGGATTCTGGCATCCAGATTGAGGGTTTGGAGAAAATGACTGAGGACATGTGTGAGGATGAAGGCAATAAAAACAAAGCAATCAAATTGCTGAAGAAAGAG ATTGATTCGTTAAAGACCAAAATAGTGGAATTGGAAAAGCGATGTGGTGGTGGAGATACAAGGTTGCATCAAG GAACTAAGGAGGATCTTACAACTATTCAAGAGCAACACATAGATGAGAAGCTGCCATCTGGCCAAGATGATGCACCAATGAATTACACCCCATATATTAAGTACACGAAGCTTGAATTTAAG GTTGACACATTCTTTGCAGTTGGATCGCCTCTTGGAGTATTCCTCGCCCTTCGTAATATTCGTATTGGCATTG gaaaaggaaaggaatattgggaagaagaaaatataagtgaAGAGATGCCAGCATGTCGGcaaatgtttaatatttttcacCCGTTTGATCCTGTGGCATACAG AATAGAACCACTTGTCTGCAAAGAATACACCAATAAACGCCCTGTTCTTATACCTTACCACAAGGGCGGAAGGCGGTTGCATATTGGATTCCAG GAATTTACTGAAGATTTGGCAACTCGTTCTCATGCAATCATGGATCATCTACACTCCATAAGG
- the LOC126699281 gene encoding uncharacterized protein LOC126699281 isoform X2 — translation MAEEGFVVVGGSEAEEVADPNPNSQPDHHKRKLEDLELGAPEHGHIADLNADPEDVPADGVDDDEDDEDDDGADVAEPVKRQRLDEKSDGSANENGYQQKEENGDEPVGENNEEPNVEGLQSEDAQPLAEEVPETVADGDEAPSVENPETGDAQQPSVEDSVTENAQEPSKEQNQEPFTEGADTTSRKMEVPNNKVGVLIGKAGDTIRYLQYNSGAKIQITRDADADPQSATRPVEIIGTLDSITKAEKLINAVIAEADAGGSPSLIARGLTTAQAAAASEQVQIQVPNEKVGLIIGRGGETIKGLQTRTGARIQLIPQHLPEGDESKERTVRVTGDKKQIEMARELIKEVMSQPVRPSSFSGGFNQQAYRPRGSTGPPQWGPRGPHPAAYDYQHRGPYPSHNPQYPSPGYGSYHQQAPPRGNYSGGWEQRPSMQGPPSHTGGYDYYGGQGGHMSDAPASAQHSAPIPSHGHGPSHAAAMGPPSSQANYNYGQPQGPDYGHTAPYSQAAPHQQSYGHGYDEPKYENHAPTQHPYGGHGSSQPVYSQTQPGYAAQQYGKPQPYGQGPHPQSYAPPRATQPGEMPYQGSAPAQSYGPNATPQQPYPYQSSGQMQQSYPPYGSVPAADAYNQPPPASGPVYPQQGGQPGYGQPGAQQAQGYAQVGPTGGYGPYAASQQGYPEQAAPNNAAYGYQGPQDPAYSGAPASAYSAPPSGQPGYAQPAPTQQGYDQSVPQSGGYGSAPATAPVAYGKTVSPQPGYAQYDSTQMYGAPR, via the exons ATGGCGGAGGAaggatttgttgttgttggtggctCGGAGGCGGAGGAGGTggccgacccgaacccgaattCGCAGCCGGATCACCACAAGCGGAAGCTTGAGGATCTGGAGCTCGGAGCTCCGGAGCACGGCCACATCGCCGATTTGAATGCCGACCCCGAAGACGTTCCGGCAGACGGCGTCGACGACGACGAGGATGATGAGGACGATGACGGTGCTGACGTGGCGGAGCCCGTGAAGCGGCAGCGACTTGATGAGAAATCTGACGGCTCAg CTAATGAAAATGGGTACCAACAAAAGGAAGAGAATGGGGATGAGCCTGTTGGTGAGAACAATGAGGAACCTAATGTGGAGGGTTTGCAGTCAGAGGATGCCCAACCTCTTGCTGAGGAAGTTCCGGAAACAGTGGCCGATGGTGATGAAGCACCCTCTGTGGAAAATCCTGAGACGGGTGATGCCCAACAACCATCTGTTGAGGATTCTGTGACGGAAAACGCTCAAGAACCGTCTAAAGAGCAGAATCAGGAACCATTTACAGAGGGTGCTGATACTACATCACGCAAAATGGAGGTGCCTAATAATAAG GTTGGAGTTCTTATTGGAAAGGCTGGGGATACTATTCGTTATTTGCAGTACAATTCAGGGGCAAAAATTCAAATCACAAGGGATGCTGATGCTGATCCACAATCTGCAACAAGGCCTGTGGAAATAATAGGAACTTTGGATAGTATAACTAAGGCTGAGAAGCTTATAAATGCTGTCATTGCAGAG GCTGATGCGGGGGGTTCTCCTTCCCTTATAGCCAGGGGCCTCACTACTGCACAGGCTGCTGCAGCATCTGAACAAGTACAGATACAAGTTCCAAACGAGAAG GTTGGCTTAATAATAGGCAGGGGTGGAGAGACTATTAAAGGTCTGCAGACGAGAACAGGAGCACGCATCCAG TTGATACCTCAACATCTTCCAGAAGGAGATGAATCTAAAGAAAGAACTGTACGAGTGACTGGTGACAAGAAGCAAATTGAAATGGCTAGAGAGTTGATAAAGGAAGTTATGAGTCAG CCTGTGAGGCCATCATCTTTCTCGGGTGGTTTCAATCAGCAGGCCTATCGGCCTCGTGGATCTACTGGACCACCTCAATGGGGTCCACGGGGTCCTCATCCTGCAGCATATGATTACCAGCATCGAGGACCATATCCAAGTCATAACCCACAGTATCCATCTCCAGGATATGGGAGTTATCATCAACAAGCCCCTCCAAGGGGCAACTACAGTGGTGGTTGGGAACAAAGGCCTAGCATGCAGGGTCCACCCTCACATACTGGTGGTTATGATTACTATGGCGGACAAGGAGGCCACATGTCTGATGCCCCAGCATCTGCCCAACATTCTGCTCCAATTCCTTCACATGGTCATGGCCCTTCCCATGCTGCTGCTATGGGTCCACCATCATCCCAGGCAAATTACAATTATGGACAACCACAGGGGCCAGATTATGGACATACAGCTCCTTATTCTCAGGCAGCACCTCACCAGCAGAGCTATGGCCATGGATATGATGAACCAAAATATGAAAATCATGCTCCAACACAGCATCCCTATGGAGGACATGGAAGTTCTCAGCCAGTGTACTCACAGACTCAACCAGGTTATGCTGCACAGCAGTATGGTAAGCCACAGCCATACGGACAGGGACCACATCCCCAATCCTATGCCCCTCCTAGAGCCACTCAACCAGGGGAAATGCCTTACCAAGGTTCTGCTCCTGCTCAATCATATGGCCCAAATGCAACTCCTCAACAACCTTACCCATATCAATCCAGTGGGCAGATGCAGCAATCATATCCTCCATATGGTTCTGTACCTGCTGCTGATGCTTATAATCAGCCACCACCTGCATCTGGTCCTGTTTATCCACAGCAAGGAGGGCAGCCAGGTTATGGTCAGCCTGGTGCACAGCAGGCACAAGGGTATGCACAAGTGGGTCCTACTGGGGGTTATGGCCCATACGCAGCTTCACAACAAGGTTACCCAGAGCAGGCAGCTCCTAACAATGCAGCTTACGGTTACCAAGGACCACAAGATCCTGCTTACAGTGGTGCCCCTGCTTCAGCCTATAGTGCACCACCAAGCGGTCAGCCAGGTTATGCTCAACCAGCTCCAACTCAACAAGGTTACGACCAGTCTGTCCCACAATCAGGAGGTTATGGAAGTGCACCAGCAACTGCTCCAGTTGCTTATGGCAAAACTGTGTCACCTCAGCCTGGTTATGCTCAGTATGACTCAACTCAAATGTATGGTGCGCCTCGTTGA
- the LOC126700170 gene encoding phospholipase SGR2 isoform X16, with product MASSEAHPDLLRNTPSNIKRLEVEIEHSKGRQKYLAQTRSPSDGGDVRWYFCKVPLAENELAASVPRTEIVGKSDYFRFGMRDSLAIEASFLQQEEDLLSSWWKEYAECSEGPRGRPSSSKVDKQQSGSSSGGARSAQLYEVEEERVGVPVKGGLYEVDLVKRHCFPVYWNGEDRRVLRGHWFARKGGLDWLPLREDVAEQLEIAYRSQVWHRRTFQPSGLFAARVDLQGSTPWLHALFTGEDDTWEAWLNVDASGFSGVMGFSGSGIKIRRGYSTSHSPKPTQDELRQQKEEEMDDYCSQVPVQHLVFMIHGIGQRLEKSNLVDDVTNFRHVTSSLAEHHLTSHQRGTQRVLFIPCQWRKGLKLSGEAAVDKITLDGVRGLRVTLSATVHDVLYYMSPIYCQDIIDSVSIQLNRLYLKFLKRNPGYDGKVSIYGHSLGSVLSYDILCHQENLSSPFPMDWMYKEHARNEESSPDVNNQSSLCDSLTKLEDKDFTVVNETEDRVDHFEDKITSQTDLDAENEEGDAEDSSIIVGPITSDLDELTAKALDSKQPGGEKDVDELLCDSRDILSQKRDALSETTNMDSGIQIEGLEKMTEDMCEDEGNKNKAIKLLKKEIDSLKTKIVELEKRCGGGDTRLHQGTKEDLTTIQEQHIDEKLPSGQDDAPMNYTPYIKYTKLEFKVDTFFAVGSPLGVFLALRNIRIGIGKGKEYWEEENISEEMPACRQMFNIFHPFDPVAYRIEPLVCKEYTNKRPVLIPYHKGGRRLHIGFQEFTEDLATRSHAIMDHLHSIRVKVLTVCQSRSMDSLEEEGEDSQEKEGRSYGSLMIRRLTGSEEGRIDHMLQDKTFEHPYLQALGSHT from the exons ATGGCGAGTTCTGAGGCACACCCTGATTTGTTGAGGAATACCCCATCAAATATTAAGAGGTTGGAGGTTGAGATTGAACACAGTAAGGGCAGGCAGAAGTATCTTGCGCAGACTAGGAGTCCTTCCGATGGAGGTGATGTTCGGTGGTACTTTTGCAAGGTCCCTTTGGCTGAGAATG AGCTAGCTGCCTCAGTCCCTCGCACTGAGATAGTGGGCAAGAGCGATTATTTTCGTTTTGGGATGAGGGATTCTCTTGCGATAGAAGCATCTTTCTTGCAG CAAGAAGAAGACTTGCTCTCTAGTTGGTGGAAAGAATATGCAGAATGTAGTGAAGGTCCAAGAGGACGACCCAGCTCTAGTAAGGTGGATAAGCAACAAAGTGGATCTTCTTCGGGGGGTGCTCGATCAGCCCAACTATATGAAgttgaagaagagagagttGGTGTCCCTGTAAAGGGAGGACTCTATGAG GTAGATTTAGTGAAAAGACATTGTTTCCCTGTTTATTGGAATGGAGAAGATCGGCGTGTTTTAAGAGGTCATTGGTTTGCCCGTAAAGGGGGCCTTGATTGGCTTCCACTTCGTGAAGACGTAGCTGAACAACTAGAGATTGCATATCGTAGCCAG GTTTGGCACCGTCGAACATTTCAACCATCGGGTCTTTTTGCAGCTCGAGTTGATTTGCAAGGCTCTACCCCA TGGTTGCATGCACTTTTTACTGGAGAAGATGATACTTGGGAGGCTTGGCTCAATGTTGATGCTTCTGGTTTTTCTGGTGTAATGGGTTTTAGTGGAAGTGGAATTAAGATAAGGCGTGGCTATTCCACATCTCACTCACCAAAACCTACCCAG GATGAATTACGTCAGCAAAAGGAGGAGGAAATGGATGATTACTGTTCACAG GTACCTGTTCAACACTTAGTTTTTATGATTCATGGTATTGGTCAAAGATTGGAGAAGTCTAATTTGGTTGATGATGTTACTAATTTTCGCCATGTCACATCAAGTCTTGCTGAACATCACCTTACTTCACACCAACGTGGCACTCAGAGAGTCCTTTTCATCCCATGCCAG TGGAGAAAGGGTTTGAAGCTTAGTGGTGAAGCTGCAGTTGACAAAATTACTTTAGATGGAGTTCGAGGTTTGCGTGTCACGTTGAGTGCAACTGTTCATGATGTCTTATACTACATGAGCCCCATTTATTGTCAGGATATTATTGACTCG GTATCCATCCAATTAAATCGGTTATACTTGAAGTTTTTGAAGAGGAATCCAGGCTATGATGGAAAG GTTTCAATATATGGGCATTCGTTGGGAAGTGTCCTTTCCTATGATATTCTCTGTCATCAGGAGAATTTATCCTCCCCATTTCCAATGGATTGGATGTACAAAGAACATGCTAGAAATGAAGAATCATCTCCTGATGTGAACAACCAGTCTTCTCTGTGTGACTCTTTGACAAAGCTGGAGGATAAAGATTTCACGGTTGTTAATGAAACTGAGGACAGGGTGGATCACTTTGAGGACAAGATTACTTCACAAACAGATTTAGATGCTGAAAACGAGGAAGGAGATGCTGAAGATTCCTCAATAATTGTGGGTCCTATCACTTCAGATTTAGATGAACTTACTGCAAAGGCTTTGGACTCCAAGCAACCAGGTGGTGAGAAAGACGTTGATGAATTACTTTGTGATTCTCGTGACATACTTTCTCAGAAGAGGGATGCCTTGAGTGAAACTACGAACATGGATTCTGGCATCCAGATTGAGGGTTTGGAGAAAATGACTGAGGACATGTGTGAGGATGAAGGCAATAAAAACAAAGCAATCAAATTGCTGAAGAAAGAG ATTGATTCGTTAAAGACCAAAATAGTGGAATTGGAAAAGCGATGTGGTGGTGGAGATACAAGGTTGCATCAAG GAACTAAGGAGGATCTTACAACTATTCAAGAGCAACACATAGATGAGAAGCTGCCATCTGGCCAAGATGATGCACCAATGAATTACACCCCATATATTAAGTACACGAAGCTTGAATTTAAG GTTGACACATTCTTTGCAGTTGGATCGCCTCTTGGAGTATTCCTCGCCCTTCGTAATATTCGTATTGGCATTG gaaaaggaaaggaatattgggaagaagaaaatataagtgaAGAGATGCCAGCATGTCGGcaaatgtttaatatttttcacCCGTTTGATCCTGTGGCATACAG AATAGAACCACTTGTCTGCAAAGAATACACCAATAAACGCCCTGTTCTTATACCTTACCACAAGGGCGGAAGGCGGTTGCATATTGGATTCCAG GAATTTACTGAAGATTTGGCAACTCGTTCTCATGCAATCATGGATCATCTACACTCCATAAGG